A stretch of Lactuca sativa cultivar Salinas chromosome 6, Lsat_Salinas_v11, whole genome shotgun sequence DNA encodes these proteins:
- the LOC111877507 gene encoding MLO-like protein 3 isoform X1, protein MVVEGAASNHPLEKTPTWALATVCFVFIFLGLVIERLFRTTSLWLKERRKTALYEAVEKLKEVLTLLGLMSLLLVVTQRGISKICISNKVAYSMLPCDKIPQETTKTIQAYEFYYASPPTSEPLTFEDMISPASTTTTFNSSDYCASKGMISFISQEAINQLNTFICALTIMQIVYSVATMALGRAKMRSWKAWEKETQTTEYLVANDPHRFRFTRQTTFGQRHMNDPIDTPILLWIKCFFRQFFHSVAKVDYFTLRHGFISAHLSRSSSFDFLKYIQRSLEDDFKLVVGISPLMRFLLVIFMLIDVHGWHMYLWVSFLPLIIVLVVGTKLQVIVARMALQLKEQNKVIIGAPLVTPNDNLFWFSKPQFVLTLLHYTLFMNAFEVAFIIWVTLQYGIDSCFHETKSIVVARILLAVIVQVICSYITLPLYALVTQMGSRFKSAVLQDQTREMIKQWHQEVKQNRRRQSQTPHDSPIPHIVTQMNSTEIIPQQQTSTLSKIAPRGIEGTSEIVKEIQEVD, encoded by the exons ATGGTGGTCGAAGGAGCAGCTTCAAACCACCCACTTGAAAAGACACCGACTTGGGCATTAGCGACAGTTTGCTTTGTGTTCATCTTTCTTGGACTTGTGATCGAACGTTTATTCCGTACCACCTCACTG TGGCTTAAGGAACGTAGGAAAACTGCCTTATATGAGGCAGTGGAGAAGCTCAAGGAAG TTTTGACGCTCCTCGGATTGATGTCACTATTACTGGTAGTCACTCAAAGAGGAATCTCCAAAATTTGCATATCAAACAAAGTAGCATATTCCATGCTTCCTTGTGACAAAATCCCTCAAGAAACAACAAAAACAATCCAAGCATATGAATTTTATTATGCTTCTCCTCCCACATCTGAACCACTAACCTTTGAAgatatgatctcaccagcttcaactACTACAACTTTTAACTCGTCAGATTATTGTGCTTCAAAG GGGATGATATCATTTATATCACAAGAGGCAATAAACCAATTGAACACATTCATATGTGCTTTGACTATCATGCAAATAGTGTATAGTGTTGCAACCATGGCACTGGGCAGAGCCAAG ATGAGGAGTTGGAAAGCTTGGGAAAAAGAAACTCAAACAACTGAATATTTGGTGGCTAATG ATCCTCACCGGTTTAGATTTACTAGACAAACGACATTTGGACAAAGGCATATGAATGATCCAATTGACACACCAATTCTATTATGGATT AAATGTTTCTTTCGGCAATTCTTTCATTCGGTAGCTAAAGTTGACTATTTCACTTTGCGTCATGGATTTATTTCG GCTCATTTATCAAGAAGCAGCTCTTTCGACTTCCTCAAGTACATACAACGTTCATTGGAAGATGACTTTAAACTTGTAGTTGGCATAAG TCCTCTCATGCGGTTTTTGCTCGTGATATTCATGTTAATCGACGTTCATG GTTGGCATATGTATCTATGGGTATCTTTCCTTCCACTCATT ATAGTTTTGGTCGTTGGAACCAAATTACAAGTGATCGTGGCAAGAATGGCGTTACAGTTAAAGGAGCAAAACAAAGTGATCATAGGAGCCCCTTTGGTTACACCTAATGACAATCTCTTCTGGTTTAGTAAACCTCAATTTGTCCTAACTCTCTTGCACTACACACTCTTTATG AATGCATTTGAGGTTGCTTTTATCATATGGGTTACG TTACAGTATGGGATAGACTCATGCTTCCATGAAACAAAATCTATAGTAGTCGCAAGGATTTTGTTAGC GGTGATTGTTCAAGTTATTTGTAGCTACATTACTCTTCCCCTTTATGCTCTTGTGACTCAG ATGGGTTCAAGGTTTAAAAGTGCAGTGCTACAAGATCAAACGAGGGAAATGATTAAGCAATGGCACCAGGAGGTGAAACAGAATAGAAGAAGACAATCCCAAACACCTCATGATAGTCCAATCCCACACATAGTTACTCAAATGAACTCCACTGAGATTATTCCACAACAGCAAACATCGACACTCTCTAAGATCGCCCCTCGTGGCATCGAGGGAACTAGTGAGATTGTCAAAGAGATCCAGGAAGTAGATTAA
- the LOC111877507 gene encoding MLO-like protein 2 isoform X3 gives MVVEGAASNHPLEKTPTWALATVCFVFIFLGLVIERLFRTTSLWLKERRKTALYEAVEKLKEASTTTTFNSSDYCASKGMISFISQEAINQLNTFICALTIMQIVYSVATMALGRAKMRSWKAWEKETQTTEYLVANDPHRFRFTRQTTFGQRHMNDPIDTPILLWIKCFFRQFFHSVAKVDYFTLRHGFISAHLSRSSSFDFLKYIQRSLEDDFKLVVGISPLMRFLLVIFMLIDVHGWHMYLWVSFLPLIIVLVVGTKLQVIVARMALQLKEQNKVIIGAPLVTPNDNLFWFSKPQFVLTLLHYTLFMNAFEVAFIIWVTLQYGIDSCFHETKSIVVARILLAVIVQVICSYITLPLYALVTQMGSRFKSAVLQDQTREMIKQWHQEVKQNRRRQSQTPHDSPIPHIVTQMNSTEIIPQQQTSTLSKIAPRGIEGTSEIVKEIQEVD, from the exons ATGGTGGTCGAAGGAGCAGCTTCAAACCACCCACTTGAAAAGACACCGACTTGGGCATTAGCGACAGTTTGCTTTGTGTTCATCTTTCTTGGACTTGTGATCGAACGTTTATTCCGTACCACCTCACTG TGGCTTAAGGAACGTAGGAAAACTGCCTTATATGAGGCAGTGGAGAAGCTCAAGGAAG cttcaactACTACAACTTTTAACTCGTCAGATTATTGTGCTTCAAAG GGGATGATATCATTTATATCACAAGAGGCAATAAACCAATTGAACACATTCATATGTGCTTTGACTATCATGCAAATAGTGTATAGTGTTGCAACCATGGCACTGGGCAGAGCCAAG ATGAGGAGTTGGAAAGCTTGGGAAAAAGAAACTCAAACAACTGAATATTTGGTGGCTAATG ATCCTCACCGGTTTAGATTTACTAGACAAACGACATTTGGACAAAGGCATATGAATGATCCAATTGACACACCAATTCTATTATGGATT AAATGTTTCTTTCGGCAATTCTTTCATTCGGTAGCTAAAGTTGACTATTTCACTTTGCGTCATGGATTTATTTCG GCTCATTTATCAAGAAGCAGCTCTTTCGACTTCCTCAAGTACATACAACGTTCATTGGAAGATGACTTTAAACTTGTAGTTGGCATAAG TCCTCTCATGCGGTTTTTGCTCGTGATATTCATGTTAATCGACGTTCATG GTTGGCATATGTATCTATGGGTATCTTTCCTTCCACTCATT ATAGTTTTGGTCGTTGGAACCAAATTACAAGTGATCGTGGCAAGAATGGCGTTACAGTTAAAGGAGCAAAACAAAGTGATCATAGGAGCCCCTTTGGTTACACCTAATGACAATCTCTTCTGGTTTAGTAAACCTCAATTTGTCCTAACTCTCTTGCACTACACACTCTTTATG AATGCATTTGAGGTTGCTTTTATCATATGGGTTACG TTACAGTATGGGATAGACTCATGCTTCCATGAAACAAAATCTATAGTAGTCGCAAGGATTTTGTTAGC GGTGATTGTTCAAGTTATTTGTAGCTACATTACTCTTCCCCTTTATGCTCTTGTGACTCAG ATGGGTTCAAGGTTTAAAAGTGCAGTGCTACAAGATCAAACGAGGGAAATGATTAAGCAATGGCACCAGGAGGTGAAACAGAATAGAAGAAGACAATCCCAAACACCTCATGATAGTCCAATCCCACACATAGTTACTCAAATGAACTCCACTGAGATTATTCCACAACAGCAAACATCGACACTCTCTAAGATCGCCCCTCGTGGCATCGAGGGAACTAGTGAGATTGTCAAAGAGATCCAGGAAGTAGATTAA
- the LOC111877507 gene encoding MLO-like protein 3 isoform X2 has protein sequence MVVEGAASNHPLEKTPTWALATVCFVFIFLGLVIERLFRTTSLWLKERRKTALYEAVEKLKEVLTLLGLMSLLLVVTQRGISKICISNKVAYSMLPCDKIPQETTKTIQAYEFYYASPPTSEPLTFEDMISPASTTTTFNSSDYCASKGMISFISQEAINQLNTFICALTIMQIVYSVATMALGRAKMRSWKAWEKETQTTEYLVANDPHRFRFTRQTTFGQRHMNDPIDTPILLWIKCFFRQFFHSVAKVDYFTLRHGFISAHLSRSSSFDFLKYIQRSLEDDFKLVVGISPLMRFLLVIFMLIDVHGWHMYLWVSFLPLIIVLVVGTKLQVIVARMALQLKEQNKVIIGAPLVTPNDNLFWFSKPQFVLTLLHYTLFMNAFEVAFIIWVTMGSRFKSAVLQDQTREMIKQWHQEVKQNRRRQSQTPHDSPIPHIVTQMNSTEIIPQQQTSTLSKIAPRGIEGTSEIVKEIQEVD, from the exons ATGGTGGTCGAAGGAGCAGCTTCAAACCACCCACTTGAAAAGACACCGACTTGGGCATTAGCGACAGTTTGCTTTGTGTTCATCTTTCTTGGACTTGTGATCGAACGTTTATTCCGTACCACCTCACTG TGGCTTAAGGAACGTAGGAAAACTGCCTTATATGAGGCAGTGGAGAAGCTCAAGGAAG TTTTGACGCTCCTCGGATTGATGTCACTATTACTGGTAGTCACTCAAAGAGGAATCTCCAAAATTTGCATATCAAACAAAGTAGCATATTCCATGCTTCCTTGTGACAAAATCCCTCAAGAAACAACAAAAACAATCCAAGCATATGAATTTTATTATGCTTCTCCTCCCACATCTGAACCACTAACCTTTGAAgatatgatctcaccagcttcaactACTACAACTTTTAACTCGTCAGATTATTGTGCTTCAAAG GGGATGATATCATTTATATCACAAGAGGCAATAAACCAATTGAACACATTCATATGTGCTTTGACTATCATGCAAATAGTGTATAGTGTTGCAACCATGGCACTGGGCAGAGCCAAG ATGAGGAGTTGGAAAGCTTGGGAAAAAGAAACTCAAACAACTGAATATTTGGTGGCTAATG ATCCTCACCGGTTTAGATTTACTAGACAAACGACATTTGGACAAAGGCATATGAATGATCCAATTGACACACCAATTCTATTATGGATT AAATGTTTCTTTCGGCAATTCTTTCATTCGGTAGCTAAAGTTGACTATTTCACTTTGCGTCATGGATTTATTTCG GCTCATTTATCAAGAAGCAGCTCTTTCGACTTCCTCAAGTACATACAACGTTCATTGGAAGATGACTTTAAACTTGTAGTTGGCATAAG TCCTCTCATGCGGTTTTTGCTCGTGATATTCATGTTAATCGACGTTCATG GTTGGCATATGTATCTATGGGTATCTTTCCTTCCACTCATT ATAGTTTTGGTCGTTGGAACCAAATTACAAGTGATCGTGGCAAGAATGGCGTTACAGTTAAAGGAGCAAAACAAAGTGATCATAGGAGCCCCTTTGGTTACACCTAATGACAATCTCTTCTGGTTTAGTAAACCTCAATTTGTCCTAACTCTCTTGCACTACACACTCTTTATG AATGCATTTGAGGTTGCTTTTATCATATGGGTTACG ATGGGTTCAAGGTTTAAAAGTGCAGTGCTACAAGATCAAACGAGGGAAATGATTAAGCAATGGCACCAGGAGGTGAAACAGAATAGAAGAAGACAATCCCAAACACCTCATGATAGTCCAATCCCACACATAGTTACTCAAATGAACTCCACTGAGATTATTCCACAACAGCAAACATCGACACTCTCTAAGATCGCCCCTCGTGGCATCGAGGGAACTAGTGAGATTGTCAAAGAGATCCAGGAAGTAGATTAA